A part of Solicola gregarius genomic DNA contains:
- a CDS encoding alpha/beta fold hydrolase, translated as MSETTDTTVLRTAVQVDGEPASFLTAGRQGAPPVLMLHGTYWSRVWLPVLDHLADAGLRPIAVDLPGLGRSGGELTPATATVPALADWVTRFVAALNLSGPVALAGHDIGGAIAQHLLAYDRLDVSRFALVNSVLYDSWPAPHVARFRDGDTGEGVLDARRQAITRVLADVATESLVADYADPWTDERVCRSWMALAGAADNRYTLDLVPALQRSTTPKLLIWGENDLHEKVEYAERFAAEMPRTTLIRIPNADHIPMENAPDRIGRALADFFAA; from the coding sequence ATGAGCGAAACCACGGACACCACAGTGCTGAGGACGGCAGTCCAGGTCGACGGCGAGCCGGCCAGCTTCTTGACCGCGGGGCGGCAGGGCGCGCCGCCCGTGCTGATGCTGCATGGAACGTACTGGAGCCGAGTCTGGCTTCCCGTGCTGGACCACCTCGCCGACGCGGGGCTGCGGCCGATCGCGGTCGACCTCCCCGGGCTGGGACGCTCAGGAGGCGAGCTGACCCCGGCAACGGCCACGGTTCCGGCCCTCGCCGACTGGGTGACGCGATTCGTCGCGGCGCTGAACCTCTCCGGCCCCGTCGCCCTGGCCGGACACGACATCGGCGGCGCCATCGCCCAGCACCTCCTTGCGTACGACCGGCTCGACGTGTCCCGGTTCGCCTTGGTCAACTCGGTCCTCTACGACTCGTGGCCCGCGCCCCACGTGGCCCGATTCCGGGACGGTGACACGGGCGAGGGAGTGCTCGACGCCCGTCGGCAGGCGATCACGAGGGTGCTGGCCGATGTCGCCACCGAGTCGTTGGTCGCGGACTACGCGGATCCGTGGACCGATGAGCGGGTGTGCCGCTCCTGGATGGCCCTGGCGGGCGCGGCCGATAACCGTTACACCCTCGACCTCGTTCCCGCGTTGCAGCGGTCCACCACGCCCAAGCTATTGATCTGGGGGGAGAACGACCTCCACGAGAAGGTGGAATACGCCGAACGGTTCGCCGCGGAGATGCCCCGCACCACGCTCATCCGCATCCCCAATGCGGATCACATCCCCATGGAGAACGCCCCCGACCGAATCGGCCGCGCGCTCGCCGACTTCTTCGCGGCGTAG
- a CDS encoding GlxA family transcriptional regulator: MSPHRVVALLNPPQSPFELACATEVFGTVPQGEPARYGFRICTEYPGPLQTTAGYAMVVDAGLEALEQADTVVVPGWQPPGGPVPPAVTAALRGAHQRGARIVAICTGAFVLAQAGLLDGRRASTHWRDTARLAAAFPEVQIDQDVLFVDHGDVATSAGTGAGIDLCLHLVRSDHGAAYAAQVARNMVLPPHREGSQLQYAAQPTPAKADESLAPVLEWATSRLDTRLPLERLAERAGLSSRTLARRFSEQLGTSPGQWLLGQRIDAARVLLEQTDLPVEAVATRVGLTSAVNLRRRFRASLGTTPGAYRRAFSQT; this comes from the coding sequence ATGAGTCCACATCGGGTGGTGGCCCTGCTCAATCCGCCTCAGTCGCCCTTCGAGCTCGCCTGTGCCACCGAGGTCTTCGGCACCGTCCCGCAGGGCGAGCCGGCCCGCTACGGCTTCCGGATCTGCACCGAGTACCCGGGACCGCTGCAGACCACCGCCGGCTATGCGATGGTCGTCGATGCCGGGCTGGAGGCCCTGGAACAAGCGGACACCGTGGTCGTCCCCGGCTGGCAGCCGCCCGGCGGCCCCGTGCCACCGGCCGTCACCGCGGCGCTGCGGGGTGCCCACCAGCGCGGGGCGAGGATCGTCGCCATCTGCACGGGGGCCTTCGTCCTCGCCCAGGCCGGACTGCTCGACGGCCGACGCGCCAGCACCCACTGGCGCGACACCGCCCGACTCGCCGCCGCCTTTCCCGAAGTACAGATCGACCAGGACGTGCTCTTCGTGGACCACGGGGACGTGGCGACCAGCGCCGGAACCGGCGCGGGCATCGACCTCTGCCTGCACCTGGTACGTTCCGACCACGGCGCGGCATACGCCGCCCAGGTCGCCCGGAACATGGTCCTGCCGCCGCATCGCGAGGGCAGCCAGCTCCAGTACGCCGCACAGCCCACACCGGCCAAGGCGGACGAGTCGTTGGCGCCCGTGCTGGAGTGGGCCACCTCCCGACTCGACACCCGGCTGCCTCTCGAGCGGCTCGCCGAACGCGCCGGGCTGTCCAGCCGGACCCTCGCCCGGCGATTCAGCGAACAGCTCGGCACCAGCCCAGGACAGTGGCTGCTCGGCCAACGCATCGACGCGGCACGGGTGTTGCTGGAGCAGACCGACCTGCCGGTCGAAGCCGTCGCTACCCGCGTCGGACTCACCTCGGCAGTCAACCTGCGCCGCCGCTTCCGGGCGAGTCTGGGCACCACCCCCGGCGCGTACCGCCGCGCCTTCAGTCAAACGTGA
- a CDS encoding DUF1028 domain-containing protein: MTFSIVVAVPASRLLAAATASRSLGVGNSVPAVWPGVGAVVSQAWTNRSLRGRALALLNTGSTPGGVLAEVPTLDAGHAHRQLALVDARGRVATYTGGACSVWAGACSTSSRDGGVSGAICANLVAGGSVVEAMADEVADSGRVDDAGELARLLVRVLHAGQRAGGDVRGQQSAAVQVGAGNAQDWQPPDLAVDLRVDDHCQPLTELDRLIDTLTPRTA, translated from the coding sequence GTGACGTTCTCGATCGTGGTGGCGGTTCCCGCCTCTCGACTCCTTGCGGCGGCAACGGCGAGTCGGTCGCTCGGCGTCGGCAACAGCGTGCCTGCCGTGTGGCCAGGTGTCGGCGCGGTCGTCAGCCAGGCCTGGACCAATCGCTCGCTGCGCGGGCGCGCCTTGGCGTTGCTGAACACGGGGTCCACCCCGGGCGGCGTGCTGGCGGAGGTGCCGACACTCGACGCCGGGCATGCGCACCGACAGCTCGCTCTCGTGGACGCGCGAGGGCGCGTTGCGACGTACACCGGCGGTGCGTGCTCGGTGTGGGCGGGCGCCTGCTCGACGTCGTCGCGAGACGGTGGCGTCAGCGGTGCGATTTGCGCCAATCTCGTCGCCGGGGGGTCGGTCGTGGAGGCGATGGCCGACGAGGTCGCCGACTCCGGTCGTGTCGATGACGCTGGCGAGCTCGCGCGACTTCTCGTGCGTGTCCTGCACGCTGGACAGCGTGCAGGCGGTGACGTGCGCGGCCAGCAGAGCGCCGCGGTCCAGGTCGGTGCCGGTAACGCGCAGGACTGGCAGCCACCCGACCTGGCCGTCGACCTGCGGGTCGACGATCACTGTCAACCGCTGACAGAGCTCGATCGGCTGATCGACACCCTCACGCCTCGAACGGCGTGA
- a CDS encoding ABC transporter permease, with translation MNASLPTGDPSAEIDEAVDESPGTLRLLLRNPISLAGCVVLVAVVAAALFGPLLAPYGVNDTDITRALQGPSSAHWFGTDDLGRDQFSRVLVAARVSMEVALVSVGISLVAGVTIGLAAGFLAGKTDSVLMRIVDVLFAFPVLLLALAIVAVLGPGLTSAMIAIGVVYTPIFARVTRASTLSVRTEPYVQASRTMGTGNGYIVWHHVLPNISGPVIVQTSLSLAFAILSEAALSFLGLGVQPPRPSWGRMLFDAQDFIGVAWWMSVFPGLAILVTTLAFNLLGDGLGQVLDPQRRTALAAQGGGRR, from the coding sequence ATGAACGCATCCCTTCCGACCGGCGACCCCTCCGCCGAGATCGACGAAGCGGTCGACGAGTCGCCGGGAACGCTGCGGCTGCTGCTGCGCAATCCCATCAGCCTGGCCGGCTGCGTCGTACTGGTGGCCGTCGTCGCGGCAGCACTGTTCGGACCGCTTCTCGCGCCGTACGGCGTGAACGACACCGACATCACGCGCGCCTTGCAAGGCCCGAGCTCGGCACACTGGTTCGGCACGGACGACCTCGGGCGCGACCAGTTCAGTCGCGTACTGGTTGCCGCCCGGGTGTCGATGGAGGTCGCACTCGTCAGCGTCGGCATCTCGCTGGTCGCCGGCGTGACGATCGGCCTGGCCGCCGGATTCCTCGCCGGCAAGACCGACAGCGTGCTCATGCGGATCGTCGATGTGCTGTTCGCGTTTCCGGTGCTGCTGCTCGCGCTCGCGATCGTCGCCGTGCTCGGCCCCGGCCTCACCTCGGCGATGATCGCCATCGGTGTCGTCTACACCCCGATCTTCGCCCGGGTCACCCGTGCCTCGACCCTCAGCGTACGAACCGAGCCGTACGTCCAGGCGTCGCGGACGATGGGCACGGGCAATGGCTACATCGTGTGGCACCACGTACTGCCCAACATCTCCGGACCGGTGATCGTGCAGACCTCATTGTCGTTGGCCTTCGCGATCCTGTCCGAGGCGGCGTTGTCGTTCCTCGGCCTCGGCGTGCAGCCGCCCCGACCGTCGTGGGGGCGGATGCTCTTCGATGCGCAGGACTTCATCGGGGTCGCCTGGTGGATGAGCGTCTTCCCCGGGCTGGCGATCCTGGTCACCACGCTCGCGTTCAACCTGCTGGGCGACGGTCTCGGACAGGTCCTCGACCCGCAGCGCCGCACCGCTCTCGCGGCGCAGGGAGGGGGTCGCCGATGA
- a CDS encoding NYN domain-containing protein — translation MTDSGDARVAVYIDFDNIVISRYDQVHGRHQFQRDRSRDADGTEFGDRLAEAAVDVGAVIDFASSYGTLVLTRAYADWSARVNAEYRGQLVGRAVDLVQLFPAAAYGKNGADIRLAVDTVEDMFRLPDLTHVVIVAGDSDYIALAQRCKRLGRYVVGIGVAGSTSRSLAAACDELVTYDSLPGVTAAASAETSDGAGGSARRSRRRRQGRRDDTAGGARTDGSDESASTDDADEASTATAVDDPVHDPGESEDDQVRATQLFERALRIGHQRDDEDWLHSSSVKLQMKRMDPSFSEKALGYRSFSEFVKSRDDVADLDDSTNTQLVRLHEH, via the coding sequence ATGACCGACTCGGGTGACGCGCGTGTCGCCGTCTACATCGACTTCGACAACATCGTCATCTCCCGCTATGACCAGGTCCACGGCCGTCACCAGTTCCAGCGCGACAGGTCTCGGGACGCCGACGGGACGGAGTTCGGTGACCGGCTCGCCGAAGCCGCGGTCGATGTGGGCGCAGTGATCGACTTCGCCTCGTCCTACGGCACCCTCGTGCTGACCCGGGCGTACGCCGACTGGTCGGCGAGGGTCAATGCCGAGTATCGCGGGCAGCTCGTCGGACGCGCGGTCGATCTCGTCCAGCTGTTCCCCGCTGCCGCGTACGGCAAGAACGGTGCCGACATCCGGCTCGCCGTCGACACGGTCGAAGACATGTTCCGGCTGCCCGACCTCACCCACGTCGTGATCGTGGCCGGCGACTCCGACTACATCGCGCTCGCCCAGCGGTGCAAGCGCCTCGGGCGCTACGTCGTCGGCATCGGTGTCGCCGGATCGACCAGTCGTTCGTTAGCTGCGGCGTGTGACGAGCTGGTCACGTACGACTCGCTACCCGGCGTCACGGCCGCCGCGAGTGCCGAGACGTCGGACGGTGCCGGTGGGTCTGCACGCCGATCGCGGCGGCGCCGCCAGGGCCGGCGGGACGACACGGCCGGGGGCGCTCGGACCGACGGGTCGGACGAGTCCGCATCGACCGACGACGCGGACGAAGCCTCGACTGCCACAGCCGTCGACGATCCCGTTCACGATCCTGGCGAGTCCGAGGACGACCAGGTCCGCGCCACCCAGTTGTTCGAGCGCGCACTGCGGATCGGGCACCAGCGCGACGACGAGGACTGGTTGCACAGCTCGTCGGTGAAGCTACAGATGAAACGGATGGACCCGTCGTTCAGCGAGAAGGCCCTCGGCTACCGGTCCTTCTCTGAGTTCGTGAAGTCACGCGACGACGTCGCCGACCTCGACGACAGCACCAACACCCAGCTCGTACGTCTCCACGAACACTGA
- a CDS encoding ABC transporter substrate-binding protein, with protein MSTTHRRSRLRPTLGAIAASALVCGVLASCSGGDGVDIDESDGGSSDGIAVAIGGEPDQLDPHKTSSYFSFQVLENVYDTLVEPDENLEMQPALAKSWTQSKDQLTWTFTLRDGVTFHDGSDFTAEDVVYSFNRITRNDLPNAYRFAAVKEVTAVDPHTVRIDVKAPTPNLLSSIGGFKGVAIVDKANVESGDITTKPVGTGPYALTDFTSGDHIDLEANEDYWGGAPKIPSIRYRFIAEGATAIAALKAGEIAWTDSIPPQQVESLSEGDDVNVGVVPSNDYWYLALNEKRKPFDDVRVRQAIAYAIDRDDIAQVTSYGNAEVNQLAIPKDSAWYTEYDTYSLDQEKARDLLDEAGVEDLEMELMVSSDYPETVDAAQVIADSLSEVGIDLKIRSLDFGTWLDEQSKGNFDMLYMGWLGNIDPDDFYYSQHHTDGADNAQGYSNPKVDRLLDSARTETDEDKRQQLYDEAATTIADEASYIYLYNPSVIQAYSPDLSGYTVRSDRAIRWRDASMD; from the coding sequence ATGTCCACTACCCACCGACGCAGCCGCCTGCGTCCGACGCTGGGCGCGATCGCAGCGTCCGCCCTGGTCTGCGGCGTACTCGCCTCCTGCTCGGGCGGGGATGGCGTCGACATCGACGAGTCCGACGGCGGCAGCTCGGACGGGATCGCCGTCGCCATCGGCGGAGAGCCCGACCAGCTCGACCCGCACAAGACGTCGTCGTACTTCTCCTTCCAGGTGCTCGAGAACGTCTATGACACCCTCGTCGAGCCCGACGAGAACCTCGAGATGCAGCCGGCACTCGCCAAGTCATGGACGCAGAGCAAGGACCAGCTGACCTGGACCTTCACGTTGCGCGACGGCGTCACGTTCCACGACGGGTCGGATTTCACGGCGGAGGACGTCGTGTACTCGTTCAACCGGATCACGCGTAACGATCTCCCCAACGCCTACCGATTCGCAGCGGTCAAGGAGGTCACCGCCGTCGATCCGCACACCGTCCGCATCGACGTGAAGGCACCGACGCCCAACCTGCTGTCCAGCATCGGCGGCTTCAAGGGCGTCGCCATCGTCGACAAGGCGAACGTCGAGAGCGGCGACATCACGACCAAGCCGGTCGGCACCGGCCCGTACGCGCTCACCGACTTCACCTCGGGCGACCACATCGACCTCGAGGCGAACGAGGACTACTGGGGTGGCGCGCCGAAGATCCCGTCGATCCGCTATCGCTTCATCGCAGAGGGTGCCACGGCGATCGCCGCGCTCAAGGCCGGGGAGATCGCCTGGACCGACTCGATCCCACCCCAGCAGGTGGAGTCGCTGTCCGAGGGCGACGACGTCAACGTCGGCGTCGTACCCAGCAACGACTACTGGTACCTCGCGCTCAACGAGAAGCGGAAGCCGTTCGACGACGTGCGGGTTCGGCAGGCCATCGCGTACGCGATCGACCGCGATGACATCGCCCAGGTGACCAGCTACGGCAACGCCGAGGTCAACCAGCTCGCCATCCCGAAGGACTCGGCCTGGTACACCGAGTACGACACGTACTCGCTCGACCAGGAGAAGGCACGGGACCTGCTCGACGAGGCCGGCGTCGAGGACCTCGAGATGGAGCTGATGGTCTCCAGCGACTACCCGGAGACCGTCGACGCCGCCCAGGTGATCGCCGACAGCCTGTCCGAGGTCGGCATCGACCTCAAGATCCGCAGCCTCGACTTCGGCACCTGGCTGGACGAGCAGAGCAAGGGCAACTTCGACATGCTCTACATGGGGTGGCTCGGCAACATCGACCCCGACGACTTCTACTACTCCCAGCACCACACCGACGGTGCCGACAACGCGCAGGGGTACTCCAACCCGAAGGTCGACCGGCTCCTCGACTCCGCGCGAACCGAGACCGATGAGGACAAGCGACAACAGCTCTACGACGAGGCGGCGACGACCATCGCGGACGAGGCAAGCTACATCTACCTCTACAACCCGTCGGTGATCCAGGCGTACAGTCCCGATCTGTCCGGATACACCGTGCGCAGTGACCGGGCGATCCGCTGGCGAGACGCGTCGATGGACTGA
- a CDS encoding helix-turn-helix domain-containing protein, translating to MTQQRDGDNSDQLGIDLAALGRQLRVLRRRQGRTVQALSAESGVSFGLISQLERGLGNPSFSALHRLAKCLSVPLSLLLAGEQDAAVVRRNERGQLPIAVEEPAEQQVVRELLTPRSSALLQFIRSTLPVGFTNQNRPYRHLGTECVTVEAGRLLVVHNDTEVELEPGDSMTYGCSTPHWWANAHDNVTIVLGAVTPFEA from the coding sequence GTGACGCAGCAGCGGGACGGGGACAACAGTGACCAGCTCGGTATCGATCTGGCGGCGTTGGGTCGCCAGCTGCGAGTACTCCGCCGCCGACAGGGTCGTACGGTCCAAGCGCTCAGTGCCGAGTCGGGCGTGAGCTTCGGTCTCATCAGCCAGCTGGAACGTGGTCTCGGCAATCCTTCGTTCAGCGCACTTCACCGACTGGCCAAGTGCCTTTCCGTGCCGCTGTCGCTCCTGCTCGCCGGCGAGCAGGATGCCGCCGTCGTCCGACGGAACGAGCGAGGACAGCTCCCGATTGCGGTCGAGGAGCCTGCGGAGCAGCAAGTCGTACGCGAGCTTCTGACACCTCGTTCGTCTGCTCTGCTGCAGTTCATCCGCAGCACGCTCCCGGTCGGTTTCACGAACCAGAACCGGCCGTACCGTCACCTCGGCACCGAGTGCGTCACGGTCGAGGCCGGGCGGCTGCTCGTCGTACACAACGACACCGAGGTCGAGCTCGAACCTGGCGACTCGATGACGTACGGCTGCTCGACACCGCATTGGTGGGCGAACGCGCACGACAACGTCACGATCGTGCTGGGTGCTGTCACGCCGTTCGAGGCGTGA
- a CDS encoding ABC transporter permease: MSAPEDTHPSATASAAGNRSRLVRMAQHPVTRFILLRGVLHTAVVLLGVIIVTFGLMLLVPGDPVRIALGTRYSPEAYEALREASGLDQPVLTQLLSYIGNALTGDLGVSFRSGEPVTGLLLERLPATASLAFAGLVVGLLIAIPAGIWSALREGRIADAIIRVTSQAGVSIPDFWMGILLITLFSSTLGWLPSSGYVPLSEDPLEWARRLILPAVTVGMVSGSIMTRYVRSAVIEALASGWVRTATSKGLPRPQVLNRHVLRNAVVPVVTIVGIQMATLLGGLVVVEVVFAWPGLGRLTYEAVAARDYPLIQGAVLLMGALFLLINLLVDILYAVVDPRIGRR; encoded by the coding sequence ATGTCCGCTCCCGAAGACACGCACCCGTCGGCGACCGCGAGTGCGGCCGGCAACCGCAGCCGTCTCGTACGAATGGCGCAGCACCCGGTCACCCGGTTCATCCTGCTACGCGGCGTGCTGCACACGGCGGTGGTGCTTCTCGGCGTGATCATCGTGACGTTCGGGTTGATGCTCCTCGTACCCGGCGACCCGGTCCGGATCGCGCTGGGCACCCGATACTCGCCCGAGGCGTACGAAGCGCTGCGCGAGGCCAGCGGGCTCGACCAACCGGTGCTCACTCAGCTCCTGAGCTACATCGGGAACGCCCTGACCGGTGACCTCGGCGTGAGCTTCCGCAGCGGCGAGCCCGTCACCGGACTGCTGCTGGAACGCCTTCCCGCCACGGCGTCGCTGGCGTTCGCCGGCCTCGTCGTCGGACTCCTGATCGCCATTCCGGCGGGGATCTGGTCGGCACTGCGCGAAGGGCGGATCGCCGACGCCATCATCCGCGTGACGAGCCAGGCCGGGGTCTCGATCCCCGACTTCTGGATGGGCATCCTGCTGATCACGCTGTTCTCGTCTACCCTCGGCTGGCTGCCGTCCTCGGGCTACGTGCCGCTCAGCGAGGACCCACTCGAATGGGCCCGGCGGCTGATCCTTCCCGCGGTCACGGTGGGAATGGTCTCGGGCTCGATCATGACCCGCTACGTGCGCTCGGCCGTCATCGAGGCACTGGCGAGCGGCTGGGTACGTACCGCCACCTCGAAGGGCCTGCCGCGCCCCCAGGTACTCAACCGACACGTCCTCCGTAACGCGGTGGTACCCGTTGTCACGATCGTGGGCATCCAGATGGCAACCCTGCTCGGCGGTCTCGTGGTCGTCGAGGTCGTGTTCGCTTGGCCAGGGCTGGGCCGGCTGACGTACGAGGCGGTCGCCGCACGCGACTACCCGCTGATCCAAGGGGCGGTGCTGCTCATGGGTGCGCTCTTCCTGCTGATCAATCTGTTGGTGGACATCCTGTACGCCGTCGTCGACCCGAGGATCGGACGTCGATGA
- the glsA gene encoding glutaminase A, whose protein sequence is MRSPILDYLDEVVADTAHIDSGVLADYIPELAAADPGRAAVALCTVGGTVYASGETHHEFSIQSMSKPFAYALAIEDNGLDHVVECVGVEPSGEAFNELSLDPDTGKPRNPMINAGAIATHALIRPDGALPVDRFLGYLSRMAERDIALDEAVAESELATSSRNLGLAYLLHASGNLASEPRQTVEGYVRQCAASVTVSDLALMASTLANGGIQPNTGERLLSRKGCRQVLSVMASCGMYDAAGNWLTNVGIPAKSGVSGGIIGVLPGQVGVAVFSPRLDEHGNSARGIAMMDRLSADLELHLMEAGRPARSSLRERQQIALEGRPAMLYVLQGDLILSSVEALVHEIVVHPPEIDVIVFDMSRVDEVLPVARWMASATGAKLIDEGYRLILVNADFTIEDIETGEGRAAERWTIAQYRAALT, encoded by the coding sequence GTGCGATCACCGATCCTCGACTATCTGGATGAAGTAGTCGCCGACACCGCCCATATCGACTCCGGGGTACTCGCGGACTACATACCCGAGCTCGCCGCTGCCGACCCGGGCCGCGCGGCCGTCGCATTGTGCACGGTCGGCGGGACGGTGTACGCGAGCGGCGAGACACACCACGAGTTCAGTATCCAGTCGATGTCGAAGCCCTTCGCGTACGCGCTCGCGATCGAGGACAACGGGCTCGACCACGTAGTCGAGTGCGTCGGGGTGGAGCCGAGCGGCGAGGCGTTCAACGAGCTGTCCCTCGATCCCGATACCGGCAAGCCACGCAACCCGATGATCAACGCCGGCGCGATCGCCACCCATGCGCTCATCCGTCCGGACGGCGCGTTGCCGGTCGACCGGTTCCTCGGTTACCTCTCCCGGATGGCCGAACGCGACATCGCGCTCGACGAGGCCGTGGCGGAGTCCGAGCTCGCGACCAGTAGCCGCAACCTCGGACTCGCGTACCTCCTGCACGCCTCCGGCAACCTGGCCAGCGAGCCGCGGCAGACGGTCGAGGGCTACGTCCGTCAGTGCGCCGCGTCAGTGACCGTCAGCGATCTCGCGCTGATGGCGTCGACCCTGGCGAACGGCGGCATCCAGCCCAACACCGGCGAACGCCTGCTCTCCCGCAAGGGCTGCCGGCAGGTCCTCAGCGTGATGGCGTCGTGCGGCATGTACGACGCCGCCGGCAACTGGCTGACGAACGTCGGCATCCCGGCGAAGAGCGGGGTCTCGGGCGGCATCATCGGCGTGCTGCCGGGGCAGGTCGGCGTCGCGGTCTTCTCGCCGCGTCTCGACGAGCACGGCAACAGCGCCCGCGGCATTGCGATGATGGATCGGCTGTCCGCGGACCTCGAGCTCCATCTGATGGAGGCGGGGCGCCCCGCGCGTTCGTCGCTACGGGAGCGGCAGCAGATCGCGCTCGAGGGGCGGCCGGCGATGCTGTACGTACTCCAGGGCGACCTGATCCTCAGCAGCGTCGAGGCGCTGGTGCACGAGATCGTCGTCCATCCGCCCGAGATCGACGTCATCGTCTTCGACATGAGCCGCGTCGACGAGGTGCTTCCGGTCGCTCGGTGGATGGCCTCGGCCACCGGCGCGAAGCTGATCGACGAGGGCTACCGGCTCATCCTCGTCAACGCCGACTTCACGATCGAGGACATCGAGACGGGCGAGGGTCGCGCGGCCGAGCGCTGGACGATCGCGCAGTACCGCGCCGCGCTGACCTGA
- a CDS encoding type IV toxin-antitoxin system AbiEi family antitoxin domain-containing protein, giving the protein MREVALDQHGFVTTTQAIDEGVSHAELSTMVTRDRLERVAHGVYRVPQVVETEFDQYQLAVLWTGAPETCLSHDTALAAWEISDINPDRIHLTVARHRRIRRHGGEQYVIHHADLDPKQQTWWQGIPTVDVPTAIGQCIDEGVPTYLIRQALDRAGRTSSLPTTERDRLSTELGARDGQA; this is encoded by the coding sequence TTGCGCGAGGTCGCGCTGGACCAGCACGGGTTCGTCACGACGACGCAGGCGATAGATGAGGGCGTGTCCCATGCAGAGCTGTCGACGATGGTCACCCGCGACCGGCTGGAGCGGGTCGCACACGGTGTCTATCGGGTGCCGCAAGTCGTGGAGACGGAGTTCGATCAGTACCAGCTGGCCGTATTGTGGACCGGCGCGCCGGAGACCTGTCTGAGCCATGACACGGCACTTGCGGCCTGGGAGATCAGCGACATCAACCCGGACCGAATCCACCTGACCGTTGCACGCCATCGCCGCATCCGAAGGCACGGTGGCGAGCAGTACGTCATCCACCACGCAGATCTCGACCCGAAACAGCAGACATGGTGGCAAGGCATCCCGACGGTGGACGTGCCCACGGCCATCGGGCAGTGCATTGACGAAGGGGTGCCGACGTACCTCATTCGGCAGGCCCTGGATCGAGCAGGCCGCACCAGCAGCCTGCCAACCACCGAACGCGACCGCCTAAGCACAGAACTCGGAGCACGTGATGGCCAAGCATGA
- a CDS encoding nucleotidyl transferase AbiEii/AbiGii toxin family protein: MAATVVSATLQRVLDNSGSPLFLLKGGTMLQYRLPGMSRTTQDIDGLVRGDIDTFLTELDQTLAEAWGPLTLARAEVQTIDVPHRLVKPRRFDVIVRLNGVTWRRVQVEASPDEGGAGSLSEPITSPSLAGFGLPTPDHLTSLSMRYQIAQKVHASTDPHDPPAYINDRARDVVDLILLRDLVEATGDPSLAEVRVAVEDVFTARAAEAETMGAPPRTWPAALTAHPHWDPSFTKAAESAGLTLALTEAIAQVNAWLGRIAYAEPQHT; this comes from the coding sequence GTGGCCGCGACCGTGGTCTCCGCCACCCTGCAACGAGTCCTCGACAACTCCGGCTCGCCGCTGTTCCTCTTGAAGGGCGGCACAATGCTGCAATATCGCCTACCTGGCATGTCTCGTACCACCCAGGACATCGACGGCCTGGTCCGCGGCGACATCGACACCTTCCTAACAGAACTGGACCAGACACTCGCCGAGGCGTGGGGTCCGCTGACGCTCGCGCGAGCCGAGGTGCAGACCATCGACGTACCGCACCGGCTGGTCAAACCGCGCCGCTTCGATGTCATCGTGCGCCTGAACGGCGTGACGTGGCGCCGTGTTCAGGTCGAAGCGTCGCCGGATGAGGGTGGCGCCGGTTCGCTATCGGAGCCAATTACCTCGCCGTCCCTAGCCGGGTTCGGCCTCCCCACCCCGGACCATCTGACCAGCCTCTCGATGCGGTACCAGATCGCGCAGAAGGTGCATGCATCGACCGATCCCCACGATCCACCGGCATACATCAACGATCGTGCCCGCGATGTTGTCGACCTGATTCTCCTTCGGGATTTGGTTGAGGCGACCGGAGATCCGTCACTGGCGGAGGTCCGGGTCGCCGTCGAGGATGTCTTCACCGCCCGAGCCGCCGAAGCAGAAACGATGGGCGCCCCGCCACGTACCTGGCCTGCAGCATTGACAGCCCACCCGCACTGGGATCCGAGCTTCACCAAAGCCGCCGAGTCGGCCGGGCTGACACTTGCGCTGACCGAGGCGATCGCGCAGGTCAACGCGTGGCTCGGCCGTATCGCATACGCCGAACCACAGCACACCTGA